Proteins found in one Streptococcus criceti HS-6 genomic segment:
- a CDS encoding sucrose-specific PTS transporter subunit IIBC, which produces MDYAKVAADVIKAVGKDNLVAGAHCATRLRLVLKDDTKVDQEALDNNPDVKGTFKMDGQYQVIIGAGDVNHVYAELIKQTGLKEVSTEDVKKIAAEGHKQNPIMAFIKVLSEIFVPIIPALVAGGLLMAVNNIFKSEGLFGSQSLIAQYPQVSGISDMLTVLSDAPFIYMPVLLGISTAKRFGGNQFLGAALGLMMSSQELNEAVVKAAGTSLNWNFFGWTLHAQQYTSQVIPAIIAVWVMCIIEKWFHKHLHSAVDFTFTPLFTMIISGFLTFAIIGPVFGQVSDWVANGLVWLYDTLGFLGMGIFGAFYTPIVVTGLHQSFPAFETILLNSYKAGHGSGDFIFVVASMANMAQAAAAFAIFALTKNSKTKGLSSSAGVSALLGITEPAVFGVNLKYRFPFFCALVGSAIAAAIAGLLRVIAVSLGSAGVLGLISIAPKSIPFYLICEVISFVIAFLITYYYGKTKEAKVFEAEAAVAAAEADVEAHGLDEASGNEPAAKAEVSEETIYAPLDGQVVELSSVNDPVFSSGAMGKGVAIKPSGNTIVSPVDGIVQIAFETGHAYGLKSDQGAEVLIHIGIDTVSMDGKGFEQKVKANQAIKKGDVLGTFDAAAIADAGLEDTTMVIVTNSADYTDVTPVASGSVTAGADLLEVK; this is translated from the coding sequence ATGGATTATGCTAAAGTAGCTGCCGACGTTATTAAAGCAGTCGGTAAAGATAATCTGGTCGCAGGTGCCCACTGTGCCACTCGTCTTCGCCTCGTTCTAAAGGACGATACGAAGGTTGACCAAGAGGCTCTTGATAACAATCCCGATGTCAAAGGGACTTTCAAGATGGATGGTCAATATCAGGTTATTATCGGTGCTGGCGATGTTAACCATGTTTATGCTGAGTTGATTAAGCAAACTGGTTTGAAGGAAGTTTCTACCGAAGATGTCAAGAAAATTGCAGCAGAAGGGCATAAGCAAAACCCAATTATGGCCTTTATTAAGGTCCTGTCTGAAATTTTTGTACCGATTATTCCAGCCCTTGTTGCCGGCGGTCTCTTGATGGCGGTCAATAACATCTTTAAGTCAGAAGGATTGTTTGGATCACAATCACTGATTGCCCAATATCCACAAGTTTCCGGTATCTCTGACATGCTGACTGTCTTGTCGGATGCCCCATTTATCTATATGCCAGTCTTGCTTGGTATCTCAACTGCCAAACGTTTTGGCGGTAACCAGTTCCTTGGAGCTGCTCTGGGACTTATGATGAGCTCGCAAGAACTTAATGAAGCTGTGGTGAAAGCAGCTGGAACGTCACTGAATTGGAATTTCTTTGGCTGGACACTTCATGCACAGCAATATACTTCACAAGTTATCCCAGCGATTATCGCCGTTTGGGTTATGTGTATCATTGAAAAATGGTTCCACAAACATTTGCATTCAGCAGTTGACTTTACCTTTACACCGCTCTTTACAATGATTATCTCAGGTTTCTTGACCTTTGCCATCATTGGTCCAGTCTTTGGTCAAGTTTCTGACTGGGTAGCCAATGGTTTGGTTTGGTTATATGATACCTTAGGCTTCTTGGGTATGGGTATCTTTGGTGCTTTCTATACGCCAATCGTTGTTACGGGACTTCACCAATCCTTCCCAGCCTTCGAGACAATTCTGCTGAATTCCTATAAAGCTGGTCATGGCTCAGGGGACTTTATCTTCGTTGTGGCTTCAATGGCCAATATGGCGCAAGCCGCTGCAGCTTTTGCTATCTTTGCTTTGACTAAGAATTCTAAAACTAAGGGACTTTCAAGTTCAGCTGGTGTTTCAGCTCTTCTTGGTATTACTGAACCAGCAGTCTTTGGGGTTAACTTGAAATACCGTTTCCCATTCTTCTGCGCTTTGGTAGGTTCGGCTATTGCAGCAGCTATCGCTGGTCTTTTACGAGTTATTGCCGTATCGTTAGGTTCAGCCGGTGTTCTTGGCCTTATCTCTATCGCGCCTAAATCAATTCCTTTCTATTTGATTTGTGAAGTGATTTCCTTCGTCATTGCTTTTCTAATCACTTACTACTATGGTAAGACTAAGGAAGCAAAGGTATTTGAAGCAGAAGCGGCTGTAGCTGCTGCTGAAGCTGATGTCGAAGCACACGGTCTTGATGAAGCCTCAGGCAACGAACCAGCAGCTAAAGCAGAAGTTTCTGAAGAAACCATTTACGCTCCACTTGATGGTCAAGTTGTTGAACTGTCTTCTGTCAATGACCCTGTCTTCTCATCAGGGGCTATGGGTAAAGGTGTTGCTATTAAACCTAGCGGTAATACGATTGTATCGCCAGTTGATGGCATTGTACAAATTGCTTTTGAAACCGGCCATGCCTATGGTTTGAAATCAGATCAAGGTGCTGAAGTTCTTATTCATATCGGTATCGATACTGTCTCAATGGATGGTAAAGGTTTTGAGCAAAAGGTCAAAGCCAACCAAGCTATTAAGAAGGGTGATGTTCTTGGAACATTTGATGCAGCAGCTATTGCAGATGCAGGCCTGGAAGATACTACCATGGTTATTGTAACCAACTCTGCAGATTATACAGATGTTACTCCGGTAGCTTCAGGTTCTGTTACGGCTGGTGCTGACTTGCTTGAAGTAAAATAA
- the scrK gene encoding fructokinase ScrK yields MTKLYGSVEAGGTKFVCAVGDENFQVVEKVQFPTTTPYETIDKTVEFFKKFEANLQGIAIGSFGPVDIDENSKTYGYITKTPKPNWSNVDLVGLIAKEFKVPFYFTTDVNSSAYGETMVRQGVENLVYYTIGTGIGAGAIQRGEFVGGAGHTEAGHVYVALHPSDVANEFHGTCPFHNGCLEGLAAGPSLEARTGIRGELIEQHSDVWDIQAYYIAQAAVQATLLYRPDVIVFGGGVMAQEHMLRRVREKFTNLLNDYLPVPPVEDYIVTPAVSGNGSATIGNFALAKKAAGRFDQ; encoded by the coding sequence ATGACTAAATTATACGGAAGTGTGGAAGCAGGCGGAACCAAGTTTGTCTGTGCTGTCGGCGATGAAAATTTTCAGGTCGTAGAAAAAGTGCAGTTTCCAACGACGACACCCTATGAAACCATTGATAAGACTGTAGAGTTTTTTAAAAAATTTGAAGCCAACTTGCAAGGAATTGCCATCGGCTCATTTGGCCCTGTTGATATTGACGAAAATTCGAAGACCTATGGTTATATCACCAAGACCCCTAAGCCTAATTGGTCAAATGTAGATTTGGTTGGCTTGATTGCCAAGGAATTCAAGGTCCCTTTCTATTTTACGACGGATGTCAATTCATCAGCTTATGGTGAAACTATGGTTCGCCAAGGGGTTGAAAATCTGGTTTACTACACTATCGGAACGGGTATCGGAGCTGGGGCTATCCAACGCGGAGAGTTTGTTGGTGGCGCTGGTCATACAGAGGCTGGCCATGTTTACGTTGCCCTGCATCCCAGCGATGTAGCTAATGAATTTCACGGGACCTGTCCCTTCCATAATGGCTGTTTAGAAGGTTTAGCAGCTGGTCCTTCACTGGAAGCTCGCACAGGAATTCGGGGCGAATTGATTGAACAGCATTCAGATGTTTGGGATATTCAGGCTTACTATATTGCCCAAGCTGCTGTTCAGGCGACTCTTCTTTATCGTCCAGATGTGATTGTCTTTGGCGGTGGTGTTATGGCTCAGGAGCACATGTTACGTCGGGTGCGTGAGAAATTTACGAATCTGCTCAATGATTATCTCCCTGTTCCGCCTGTTGAAGATTATATTGTCACACCAGCTGTATCTGGCAATGGCTCAGCTACTATTGGTAATTTTGCCTTAGCGAAAAAGGCAGCAGGACGTTTTGATCAGTAA
- the manA gene encoding mannose-6-phosphate isomerase, class I yields the protein MAEPLFLKASMHDKIWGGTRLRDVYGYDIPTETTGEYWAISGHPHGVSIIENGSLAGQGLDRVYQERPELFGNPSSPVFPLLTKILDANDWLSVQVHPDDAYAQEHEGELGKTECWYILAADEGAEIIYGHTAQSRQELAERIEAGDWDQLLTRVPVKAGDFFYVPSGTMHAIGKGIMVLETQQSSDTTYRVYDFDRPDASGNLRPLHIQQSIDVMTIGQPQNSHPATLKTGDLTSTLLVANEFFTVYKWHVVGQTNFEAVAPYYLVSVIDGQGQIRIADQSYPLDKGQHFILPNTVRNWEMSGELSMIVSHITS from the coding sequence ATGGCAGAACCATTATTTTTAAAGGCTAGTATGCATGACAAAATTTGGGGTGGGACAAGACTGAGAGATGTCTATGGTTATGATATCCCGACAGAAACAACAGGGGAATACTGGGCCATTTCCGGTCACCCTCACGGGGTTTCCATTATTGAAAACGGTTCTTTGGCTGGTCAGGGCCTAGATCGAGTTTATCAAGAGAGGCCCGAGCTCTTTGGCAATCCATCCAGTCCGGTTTTTCCGCTCTTAACGAAGATTTTAGATGCCAATGATTGGCTCAGTGTTCAAGTTCACCCTGACGATGCCTATGCCCAGGAACATGAAGGGGAATTAGGAAAAACTGAGTGTTGGTATATTCTGGCTGCCGATGAGGGGGCGGAAATTATCTATGGGCATACCGCCCAGAGTCGTCAGGAATTAGCAGAGCGGATTGAAGCTGGGGATTGGGATCAACTCTTAACGAGAGTGCCTGTCAAGGCTGGTGATTTCTTTTATGTACCAAGCGGCACGATGCATGCCATTGGTAAGGGAATTATGGTGTTGGAAACTCAGCAGTCTAGCGATACAACCTACCGGGTCTACGACTTTGACCGTCCTGATGCGTCAGGAAACTTGCGTCCTCTGCATATTCAGCAGTCCATTGATGTCATGACGATTGGTCAACCGCAAAATTCCCACCCTGCCACTTTAAAAACGGGTGACTTAACCTCGACCTTGCTGGTAGCCAATGAATTCTTTACGGTCTATAAGTGGCATGTTGTTGGTCAGACTAATTTTGAGGCTGTTGCCCCCTACTATCTTGTCAGTGTCATTGATGGTCAGGGCCAGATTAGGATTGCTGACCAGTCCTATCCATTGGATAAAGGACAGCATTTTATCCTGCCTAATACCGTTAGAAATTGGGAAATGTCTGGGGAATTATCTATGATTGTCAGCCATATAACGTCTTAA
- a CDS encoding putative Ig domain-containing protein has translation MKPKPRKSKYSIQRKEYFSIRKFKFGAASALIGVSLFATGSVLAEEQPQTQSTVVAVQSSEGAGQSVNSEQTVTSTQDAGASNSAGESQTSPSRENGNSAETSQNAELTTDKGSTADHTSVSEGSQSNSYVDDSARVDAAGQNAYVFYKVRYVEQGADGSESTVAQTPAKSLVIPADDLADKIVTETANLNQLGLSGYALAPNQADTQAVAALELQKSKYVRFYVQKAANQVTAAASNGQTFVRHQGSQMDTEQRGGQAQGTLGVTIGRDYQSLNEASSIRPIAITATQSGQAINLVLMGSADEDEEEASDSKAAQAELSFSYTKEGTAEVIDGLPAGLFYDAESGQLTGTVLQSGQYTIKATVQTTDGATASKTIDLDVNALPKSDQAVFSGRKISGIAVNGGINAVSTKFSYSATINGKTVTKDGLPDGLVYDSATGKIEGQVAQAGSYTILSQASVEATNPDGTYVGSGAVTYVTESHLYVAEQNGPGLPSISLTANPINASAVSAQPTQSGGSVFRAVAGENPVGTVHLGDNATPSNNHDTAIGYYAETNVDLDNKGGAVALGTYTKANGENAIAIGNTANAGANSAIALGGKASGVGAINIGYTASADAPSSVSIGYYANAQSSNSVALGTQAKSEAILASAIGPSAQATYYNSVALGAGSITDSDATTEDSATINNITYSGFAGQTKAAGDQVSVGYKDKERQIKNVAAGAISETSTDAINGSQLYLLTRDYHWIATSGTAGTGTQNQVNDTNVAPDAQQVHGGDTITFRAGNGLNIEQNGNVFTYSINTQKPKLEITPGENGTYTVKYTDAFGQEASAQFTVNTIKGEKGDKGDTGAAGRDGRDGVDGKDGKAGAAGFVNVVDNHDGTKTITTGTDTNGDGVVSDDEKSSVIVSDGAKGDKGDTGAAGRDGVDGKDGKAGAAGFVDVKDNNNGTKTITTGTDTNGDGVVSDDEKTSVTVSDGFRRC, from the coding sequence ATGAAACCTAAGCCTAGGAAATCTAAGTATTCTATTCAAAGGAAAGAATACTTTTCTATTCGTAAGTTTAAGTTTGGCGCAGCTTCGGCCTTGATCGGGGTCAGTTTGTTCGCTACCGGTAGCGTTCTCGCTGAAGAGCAGCCCCAAACTCAGTCTACAGTCGTAGCTGTTCAGTCTTCGGAAGGGGCCGGTCAGTCGGTTAATTCGGAGCAGACAGTGACGTCAACGCAGGATGCTGGTGCTAGTAATAGCGCTGGTGAAAGTCAGACGAGCCCATCAAGGGAGAATGGGAACTCAGCAGAAACGTCACAAAATGCAGAACTAACTACCGATAAGGGTTCAACTGCTGATCACACATCAGTAAGTGAGGGCTCACAATCAAACAGCTATGTTGATGATTCGGCTAGAGTGGATGCTGCAGGGCAGAATGCCTATGTTTTTTATAAGGTCCGTTATGTTGAACAAGGAGCTGATGGTTCCGAATCAACAGTTGCTCAAACGCCAGCTAAATCCTTGGTGATTCCTGCTGATGATTTAGCTGATAAAATTGTGACTGAAACAGCCAACTTAAATCAACTGGGCTTATCAGGTTATGCTTTAGCTCCGAATCAAGCGGATACGCAAGCAGTTGCAGCCTTAGAACTTCAAAAGTCCAAGTATGTAAGGTTCTATGTTCAAAAGGCTGCTAATCAAGTGACAGCTGCAGCAAGTAATGGACAAACGTTTGTTCGGCATCAGGGCAGTCAAATGGATACTGAACAGCGTGGTGGTCAAGCCCAAGGCACCCTTGGTGTGACTATTGGTCGTGACTATCAATCGCTGAATGAAGCAAGCAGTATCCGTCCCATTGCTATCACAGCGACTCAATCTGGTCAGGCGATTAATCTTGTCCTTATGGGAAGTGCTGATGAAGATGAGGAAGAAGCATCAGATAGTAAGGCAGCACAGGCAGAATTATCCTTTAGTTACACTAAGGAAGGGACGGCTGAAGTTATTGATGGATTGCCTGCCGGCCTCTTCTATGATGCCGAAAGTGGCCAATTAACAGGGACAGTCCTCCAATCTGGTCAGTATACGATTAAAGCTACTGTGCAAACCACTGATGGGGCTACAGCCAGCAAGACAATTGATCTGGATGTTAATGCGCTGCCTAAGAGTGATCAGGCTGTTTTTTCTGGTCGTAAAATTTCTGGTATTGCCGTTAATGGTGGGATTAATGCGGTCTCAACCAAATTTAGTTACAGTGCAACTATCAATGGAAAAACAGTGACCAAGGATGGTTTACCAGATGGCCTAGTGTATGATTCTGCTACTGGTAAAATTGAAGGGCAGGTTGCTCAGGCCGGCAGCTATACTATTTTGTCGCAGGCTAGTGTTGAAGCAACAAACCCTGACGGTACCTATGTTGGTTCAGGTGCTGTAACTTATGTAACAGAAAGCCATTTATATGTAGCTGAACAAAATGGCCCTGGTCTGCCATCTATTTCGCTTACAGCTAACCCGATAAATGCATCAGCAGTGTCTGCTCAGCCAACCCAATCGGGCGGTTCCGTATTTAGGGCTGTAGCTGGTGAAAATCCTGTGGGTACCGTTCATCTGGGTGACAACGCGACACCATCCAACAATCACGATACCGCTATTGGTTACTATGCAGAAACCAATGTTGATTTGGATAATAAGGGTGGTGCAGTTGCTCTTGGTACTTATACAAAAGCCAATGGTGAAAATGCGATTGCTATCGGTAATACTGCCAATGCTGGCGCTAATTCAGCCATTGCCCTTGGTGGTAAAGCAAGCGGTGTCGGTGCAATAAATATTGGTTATACAGCTTCTGCCGATGCTCCTTCAAGTGTTAGCATAGGTTACTATGCCAATGCTCAATCGTCAAATAGTGTTGCGCTTGGTACCCAAGCTAAGTCGGAAGCTATTCTGGCTTCAGCAATTGGTCCTTCAGCGCAAGCTACTTACTATAATTCTGTTGCTCTTGGTGCAGGTTCTATAACAGATTCTGATGCAACAACAGAAGATAGTGCTACTATTAATAACATAACTTACTCAGGATTTGCAGGTCAGACGAAAGCTGCTGGCGATCAGGTTTCAGTTGGTTATAAGGACAAAGAACGTCAGATTAAAAATGTAGCTGCAGGTGCAATTTCCGAAACATCTACAGATGCTATTAATGGTTCTCAATTGTACCTTCTGACCAGAGATTATCATTGGATTGCTACATCCGGTACTGCTGGAACAGGTACGCAAAATCAAGTGAACGATACCAATGTTGCTCCAGATGCTCAGCAGGTTCATGGTGGTGATACCATTACCTTCCGCGCAGGAAATGGTCTTAATATTGAGCAGAATGGCAATGTCTTCACCTATTCGATCAATACCCAAAAACCTAAGCTCGAAATTACACCGGGCGAAAATGGTACCTACACGGTTAAATATACTGATGCCTTTGGACAAGAAGCTTCGGCGCAGTTTACCGTTAATACCATTAAAGGTGAAAAAGGTGACAAAGGAGACACCGGAGCTGCAGGACGCGACGGCCGTGACGGCGTAGACGGCAAGGACGGTAAAGCTGGTGCTGCTGGCTTCGTCAATGTTGTGGATAACCACGATGGCACTAAGACCATCACCACAGGCACCGATACCAACGGCGACGGTGTGGTCTCTGACGACGAAAAGAGCAGTGTTATCGTTTCTGATGGCGCTAAAGGTGATAAGGGTGATACCGGAGCCGCCGGTCGTGATGGCGTAGACGGCAAAGATGGTAAAGCTGGTGCCGCAGGTTTCGTTGATGTCAAGGATAACAACAACGGCACTAAGACCATCACCACAGGCACTGATACCAACGGCGATGGTGTAGTCTCTGACGACGAAAAGACTAGCGTAACTGTTTCTGACGGTTTCCGACGGTGCTAA
- a CDS encoding LPXTG cell wall anchor domain-containing protein: MTVSDGAQGAKGDKGDKGDKGDTGAAGRDGVDGKDGKAGAAGFVDVKDNNNGTKTVTTGTDTNGDGIVSEDEKTSATVSDGAQGVKGDKGDTGAAGRDGVDGKDGKAGAAGYINVVDNHDGTKTLTTGTDTNGDGVVSEDEKSSVTVSDGAKGDKGDTGVAGRDGVDGKDGKAGAAGFVDVKDNNNGTKTITTGTDTNGDGVVSDDEKSHVTVSDGAKGDKGDKGDTGAAGRDGVDGKAGAAGFVDVKDNNNGTKTITTGTDTNGDGVVSEDEKSSVTVSDGAKGDKGDTGAAGRDGRDGVDGKAGAAGFVNVVDNHDGIKTITTGTDTNGDGVVSEDEKNSVTVSDGAKGDKGDTGAAGRDGRDGVDGKAGGAGYINVVDNHDGTKTLTTGTDTNGDGIVSDDEKNRVTVSDGAKGDTGAKGDKGDKGDTGTAGRDGRDGKSATATVKDNGNGTYTITLMNGDGTTSSVTVRDGRDGKDGRTPTVQVTDNHDGSYTITVTNADGSTSTVTVRDGKDGRDGICGCPPVIPGQPLPPLPPIVPNTSTPDSSDDPGTHDTDLPTSVFSENKKNSVVVNETPVQLVRKKHDVQPNHLPETGDKDLSLASLAGSALVLVVMVGVFGKRQDGDI, translated from the coding sequence GTGACCGTTTCTGACGGCGCTCAAGGAGCTAAAGGCGATAAGGGCGACAAGGGAGATAAAGGAGACACCGGCGCCGCCGGTCGCGACGGCGTAGATGGCAAGGACGGTAAAGCTGGCGCCGCAGGCTTCGTCGATGTCAAGGATAACAACAATGGCACTAAGACCGTCACCACGGGTACTGACACCAACGGCGATGGAATCGTTTCCGAAGACGAAAAGACTAGTGCGACTGTCTCTGATGGTGCCCAAGGTGTCAAAGGTGACAAGGGAGATACTGGAGCCGCAGGTCGAGATGGTGTAGACGGCAAGGATGGCAAAGCTGGCGCTGCTGGTTACATCAATGTTGTGGATAACCATGACGGTACTAAGACGCTCACCACAGGTACGGATACCAACGGCGATGGTGTGGTCTCAGAAGATGAGAAGAGCAGCGTAACGGTTTCCGATGGTGCTAAAGGTGACAAAGGCGATACAGGTGTAGCTGGTCGCGATGGCGTAGATGGCAAGGACGGTAAAGCTGGAGCCGCAGGTTTTGTCGATGTCAAGGATAACAACAATGGCACCAAGACGATTACGACTGGTACAGATACCAACGGTGACGGCGTAGTTTCTGACGATGAAAAGAGCCACGTAACGGTTTCCGATGGAGCCAAAGGCGATAAGGGCGATAAGGGCGATACCGGCGCTGCTGGTCGTGATGGTGTAGATGGTAAAGCCGGCGCCGCAGGCTTCGTCGATGTCAAGGATAACAACAATGGCACTAAGACCATCACCACAGGCACCGATACCAACGGCGATGGTGTGGTCTCTGAAGACGAAAAGAGCAGCGTAACGGTTTCCGATGGCGCTAAAGGCGATAAAGGTGATACCGGAGCCGCAGGCCGCGATGGCCGTGATGGCGTAGATGGTAAAGCTGGAGCTGCTGGCTTCGTCAATGTTGTGGATAACCACGATGGCATCAAGACGATCACCACAGGAACGGATACCAATGGCGATGGTGTGGTCTCTGAAGATGAGAAGAACAGCGTAACGGTTTCCGATGGCGCTAAAGGTGATAAAGGCGATACCGGCGCCGCAGGCCGCGATGGCCGTGACGGCGTAGACGGTAAAGCAGGAGGAGCTGGTTATATCAATGTTGTGGATAACCACGATGGCACTAAGACGCTCACAACGGGTACTGACACCAACGGCGATGGCATCGTTTCTGACGATGAGAAGAACCGTGTAACTGTTTCAGACGGTGCTAAAGGAGACACCGGAGCTAAGGGTGACAAAGGTGATAAAGGTGACACAGGTACCGCAGGCCGCGATGGTCGAGACGGTAAATCAGCTACTGCAACCGTTAAAGATAACGGCAATGGTACATATACTATTACGCTAATGAATGGTGATGGTACAACGTCATCAGTAACCGTAAGAGATGGCCGAGATGGTAAAGACGGTAGAACACCAACCGTACAAGTTACTGATAATCACGATGGTAGCTATACGATTACCGTAACGAATGCAGATGGCTCAACGTCAACAGTGACTGTTAGAGATGGAAAAGATGGTCGTGATGGTATCTGTGGTTGTCCGCCGGTAATTCCTGGTCAGCCTCTGCCTCCACTCCCTCCAATCGTACCGAATACCTCAACGCCTGATTCATCCGATGATCCAGGTACTCATGACACTGATCTTCCAACCTCAGTTTTTAGTGAGAATAAAAAGAACAGCGTCGTTGTTAATGAAACACCTGTACAATTGGTAAGGAAAAAGCACGATGTACAGCCAAATCATTTACCAGAGACAGGGGATAAGGACTTAAGTCTTGCTAGTCTTGCAGGTAGTGCTCTTGTCCTTGTGGTCATGGTTGGAGTATTTGGAAAAAGACAAGATGGCGATATTTAA